TCAAATTTCCCGCGCTGGCGCATTGACTAAAACCGAGCAACCCCATAATCTCGAAGCAGGATGACCAAACACTGCGCCTACATCGGAATCGGCAGCAATCTCGGCGATCGCCTCAAGAACGTCAGCGAGGCGATCCGCCTGCTGGAGGACCATCCCCTCGTGAAGGTCAACCGGCTCTCGCACTTCTACGAGACCGAGCCCCTCACCTTGGGCGGCGAGAAGCAGGGCTGGTACCTCAACTGCGTGCTCAAGCTCCAGACCTCACTGAATGCGGTCCGCCTCTTCCATCTCCTGCAAGAGGTCGAGGGCCTCTTGGGCCGCGTCCGCGGCGCGAAGTGGGCCCCGCGCGTCATCGACTTGGACCTGCTCTTCTTCGACGACGAGATCATCCGCACCAAGACGCTGATCGTCCCCCACCCGCAGCTGCACCTGCGCCGCTTCGTCCTCGAGCCGCTGGCGGAGGTCGCGCCCAATTTCGTGCATCCCATCAAGGGCCTCGCCGTGAAGGCCTTGTTGAAAAAGCTGGGCGACAACAAGAAGGTCGTCCCCCTCTATAAATTCTTCCTGAGCCAGTCTTCCGACGGGGTGCTCAAGACCCCCATCCACGAGCGGCTGTGATCCGATGCTTCGTTTCGTCCTCCTCGTCATCGTCGTCTACCTCACGCTTCGCCTGTTGCGGCGGATCCTGCTGCGGCCGCGCGATCCCGGAAAATTCCGGCCCCGCCAGGCCCCGCCCCGGCCGGGTCCCGCCCCTTCCGGTCCGCCGAAGGTCATCGACGAAATGAAGCCCTGCCCCGCCTGCGGAACCTTCAATCCCACGCGCCTGGCCTACGAAAAGAAGGGTCTTTACTTTTGCGAAAAGCGATGCCATGAGGCCTATATTCGTGGGGAGAAGCAGGCATGAAAATCTTCATCGACACCGCCGACGTGCAAGAGATCCGCGAGGCCAACGACATGGGGATCCTCGACGGCGTCACCACCAATCCCTCCTTGGTCGCGAAGAGCGGCCGTAAGTTCCGCGATGTCCTGGAAGAGATAGTCAAGATCGTCGACGGGCCGATCAGCGCCGAGGTGGTCAGCGTGGACCGCGAGGGCATGATGAAAGAGGCCCGCGAGTATGCTAAGATCCACTCCAACATCACGATCAAGCTGCCGATGACGGTCGAGGGGCTGAAGGCCCTCAAGATCTGCGTCGAAGAAAACATCAAGACCAACGTGACCCTGGTGTTCAACGCCAACCAGGCCTTGTTGGTCGGCAAGGTCGGAGCCACCTTCGTCAGCCCCTTCATCGGGCGCCTCGACGACATCTCGCAGATCGGCATGGACTTGATCCGGCAGATCCGCACGATTTACGACAACTACGGCATCAAGACCCAGATCCTCGCCGCCTCCATCCGCAACCCAATCCACTTCCTCGAGGCGGCCTTGATCGGCGCCGACGTCGCGACGGTGCCGA
The DNA window shown above is from Deltaproteobacteria bacterium PRO3 and carries:
- the folK gene encoding 2-amino-4-hydroxy-6-hydroxymethyldihydropteridine diphosphokinase, translated to MTKHCAYIGIGSNLGDRLKNVSEAIRLLEDHPLVKVNRLSHFYETEPLTLGGEKQGWYLNCVLKLQTSLNAVRLFHLLQEVEGLLGRVRGAKWAPRVIDLDLLFFDDEIIRTKTLIVPHPQLHLRRFVLEPLAEVAPNFVHPIKGLAVKALLKKLGDNKKVVPLYKFFLSQSSDGVLKTPIHERL
- the fsa gene encoding fructose-6-phosphate aldolase; translation: MKIFIDTADVQEIREANDMGILDGVTTNPSLVAKSGRKFRDVLEEIVKIVDGPISAEVVSVDREGMMKEAREYAKIHSNITIKLPMTVEGLKALKICVEENIKTNVTLVFNANQALLVGKVGATFVSPFIGRLDDISQIGMDLIRQIRTIYDNYGIKTQILAASIRNPIHFLEAALIGADVATVPMGVIKQLTQHPLTDLGLERFLKDWEKVPK